TGCGCTTGACAACAAGGTCGAGTTCGGTGTGTGGGGGGGCATGACCGAGCGCCAGCGCAGGGCTCTGCTCAAGCAGCATCCCGAGGTGGTCTCGTGGTCGGACTATCTCGAAAAGCGGAAGCACCGCACCGGCACCGCTGGCTGATTCCCTTCCCCGGATCGCGCCCGTCGGCCCGGGCCGTGCCCGACGGTCTTGTGATTACGTTTTGGTTACAGCTGTAGACGGCGCCGCTCTAATTGCCTTGTGCCCAACAGGAACTGGCGTATGCCTAATTGGGCGACTCTGGAACGAACTGTCGCCCGCAAGGGGAGGTGCCCCCAGCACGGCCCGCATCGTCGCCGACCGAAGCCCGATTGGCCGGCTCCTCAGCGGGCCGTTGCACGGCCCGCATCGTCGCCGACCGAAGCCCGATTGGCCGGCTCCTCAGCGGGCCGTTGCACGGCCCGCATCGTCGCCGACCGAAGCCCGATTGGCCGGCTCCTCAGCGGGCCGTTGCACGGCCCGCATCGTCGCCGACCGAAGCAATCTGGTCGGCGAGCGCGCGCAGCGCCTCCAAATCTGACACGTCGAACGGCAGCGACGGAACCCCTATGACCGGCACGTGCGGGTTGGCTCCAGTGAATCGCGACAGCAGCCGGATCTCGCGCTTCGCGGTCTGCGCGCGGTCGGCATGGATTTGCAGCACTGCCGCCGTCAACGACGCGGCATCCGACTCCGGATTGGCCTCCAGTGTTTCGCAACCGTCGATTGCCCGCTCGACATGCAATGCGCACAACGTCGGGTGGGTGCGGTTCAACACCAGCCCCGCTAGCGGCATGCGCTCTTGAGTCAGCCGGTCGACGAAGAAGGACGCCTCGCGCAGTGCGTCGGGTTCGGCCGCCGACACCACCACAAACTGGGTACCGCGCCGTTTCAGCAGCGCGTAAGTACGGTCCGCCTTCTCTCGGAAACCGCCGAATGTGGCGTCCAGCGATTGCACGAACGCTGCGGCGTCGCCCAGCATCCGTGAACCGAGCACGGTAGAAAGCGCCTTCATAGCCAATCCCATTGCGCCCGTTACCAGGCGGCCGATACCCCGGCCGGGCGCGAGCAGCAGCCGCCACAGCCGGCTGTCCATGAAGCTGCCCAGGCGTTTGGGCGCGTCCAGGAAGTCCAGCGCGTTGCGCGACGGGGGGGTGTCCACCACTACCAGGTCCCAGCGGTCCTGGGCGAGCAGCTGGCCCAGCTTCTCCATCGCCATGTATTCTTGCGTTCCGGCAAGCGACGTGGCGACAGTCTGATAGAACTGATTATCCAGAATCGCTTGTGCCCGTTCGGGTCCGGAGTATTGAATCACCATCTCGTCGAACGTGCGGCGCATGTCGAGCATCATCGCGTGCAGTTCGCCGCGGACTTCGGGTGCCAGTGGCACGCGTTGCGGTGAGTTGCCAAGGTCGTTGACCCCCAACGCTTGTGCTAGCCGTTTGGCCGGGTCGATCGTCAAAACGCAGACGGTGCGGCCATATTCGGCTGCGCGCAACGCCATCGCCGCAGCGGTGGTGGTCTTGCCGACGCCACCGGCGCCGCAGCACACCACGACCCGGTTGGCTGTGTCGGCCAGGATTGCGGCCATGTCAAGGGTTTTCGGTGTGACGCTCATCGAACCCCCTGCTGTGCCAGTGATTCGGAAAGCTCATATAGGCTACCGAGATCGACTCCATCGGAGATCGTCGGCAGCTCCAGCCGCGGTATGTGCAGGGCCTCGAGCTGCTGGGCGATCTCGGCGCGCGCCGCGATTCGGGTGGCGTGCTCGATGGTCTCGGTCAGCAGACCAGCGAAGTCGGCGTCGGCGAGCTTGATCCCGGCCATCTCCAACCCGGCCCGCACCGAATCGGCGTCGACATCGCCCTCGGCGGCTTTGGCCAGGGCGTCGGGCTCTAGATAGGTCGGGATATTGCGGTTGACGATCACACTGCCGATCGGCAGTTCCATCTCCGCAAGCTCCTCGATGGCCTCTAGCGTTTCCTGTACCGGCAGCGCTTCCAAGAGAGTCACCAGGTGGATCGCGGTCTGCTCGGAATGGAGTAACCGCACCACGCCCTCGGCCTGGGAGTGCACCGGTCCGCCCTTAGCCAAATCGGACACCGCCTTGGTGACGTCGAGGAAGCGGGCGATGCGGCCGGTCGGGGGGGCATCGACGATGATCGCGTCATAGACCGGGTGCTTGGTCCCCTTGTCCAGGCGCACCACGGTCTCTTTGATCTTCCCGGTGAGCAGCACGTCGCGCAGACCGGGCGCGATCGTCGTCGCGAACTCGATCGCACCGATGCGGCGCATTGCGCGGCCCGCGATCCCGAGGTTGTAGAACATGTCGAGGTATTCCAGGAACGCAGCTTCGATGTCGATCGCCAGCGCGATGACCTGGCCGCCGCGCTCGGCGGTCGCGATCTTGAGCTCCTGATACGGCAGGGGCGGCACGTCGAAGAGTTGCGCAATCCCTTGGCGCTCCTCGACTTCGATGAGCAGGACTTTGCGGCCACCCGCCGCCAGGGTCAGCGCCAGCGCGGCCGCGATTGTCGACTTTCCGGTACCACCTTTGCCGGTCACAAAATGCAGGCGGGCCTTCGACAAGCGCGACGGCCAGCCGACGGAACTACCGCCGCCAGGTGTCGTTGCCACCATCGCATGCTAGCCCGCTCGCCCTGCGTGCTCCGCTGCCCGGCCGCTGGGCTGGCCGGAGCCGTTCAAGTACGACCGATAAGCTCGCGTAATGACCCAACCGACCGCATGGGAATACGCCACGGTTCCGCTGCTGACGCACGCCACCAAACAGATCCTCGACCAGTGGGGCGCCGACGGCTGGGAACTGGTCGCCGTGCTGCCCGGGCCCACAGGTGAGCAGCACGTCGCGTACCTGAAGCGGCCGAAGTCATGAATGCCGGCTCCGGCTGGACGGCACGGCTCGGACAACTCGGCCTGGTGCTGCCGCAAGTGGTCGCGCCGCTGGCCGCTTATGTCCCTGCGGTTCGCACCGGCAGCCTGGTCTACACCGCGGGCCAACTGCCGTTCGAGGCGGGAAAGCTGGCGCGCACCGGCAAGGTCGGTGCCGAGATCAACCCTGAAGAGGGCAAAGCGCTGGCGCGGATCTGTGCGCTCAACGCCCTGGCGGCGGTGGACTCGCTGGTGGGTCTTGACGCCGTGACGCAGGTGGTCAAGGTCGTCGGGTTCGTGGCATCCGCGCCGGGTTTCAACGGGCAGCCAAGCGTCGTCAACGGCGCCTCCGATCTGCTCGCCGAGGTCTTCGGCGACAAGGGCGCGCATGCGCGTTCGGCGGTCGGCGTCGCCGAGTTGCCGCTGGACGCGCCGGTGGAGGTCGAGTTGATCGTGGAGGTTACCTAGCGGCCGTGCCTGAGACCCCCGAGTCGTTGACGCACCCCGCATGCGGTCGCCTGCGGGCGGTCACCGACACGGCGTCGGTCCTGTTGGCCGACAATCCCGGATTGCTGACGCTAGAGGGCACCAACACCTGGGTGCTGCGCGGGCCGCGCAGTGACGAGTTGGTCATCGTGGATCCCGGGCCAGACGACGACGAGCACGTCGAACGGGTTGCCGCGCTGGGCCGCATCGCCCTGGTGCTCATCAGCCACCGGCATGTCGACCACACCGGGGGCATCGACAAGCTGGTCGAGCGCACCGGTGCACCGGTACGCGCCGCGGATCCGAAGTTCCTGCGCGGCGACGGCGCCACGCTGACCGACCACGAGGTGATCGACGCTGCCGGGCTGCGGATCACGGTGCTGGCCACCCCCGGACACACCGCCGACTCGGTGTCATTCCTCCTCGAAGACGCCGTGCTCACCGCGGACAGCGTCCTGGGCCGCGGCACCACCGTCATCGACAAGGACGACGGCAGCCTGGCGGACTACCTGGAATCGCTGAGACGGCTGCGCGGCTTGGGCCGGCGTAAGGTGCTGCCCGGACACGGGCCCGACTTGGCCGACCTGGAAGCCGTCGCGTCCGGATACCTGATGCACCGGCACGAACGTCTCGAGCAGGTGCGCGCCGCGTTATGGGATCTCGGGGCCGAGGCGAGCGCCCGCGAGATCGTGGAGTACGTCTATGTCGACGTCGAGGAGCAGCTCTGGGACGTCGCGGAATGGTCCGTCCAGGCCCAACTGGACTATCTGCGGACTCGGTAGCGCGAGCAGTCGCAAAAGCCCCATTTTCCCCGGCGTGTCGGGAGCTTTTGCGTCTGTTCGGCGCAGCAAGCTAGCGCGCTCGGCGGGCCAGCCTTTCGGAGTCCGAGATCAGCACGCTCTTGCCCTCCAGGCGGATCCAGCCGCGGTGCGCGAAATCGGCCAGCGCCTTGTTCACCGTCTCCCGCGAAGCGCCCACCAGCTGGGCAATCTCCTCCTGGGTCAGGTCGTGCGTGACGCGCATGGCGCCACCTTCCTGGGTGCCGAACCGCTGAGCGAGCTGCAGCAACTGCTTGGCTACCCGGCCGGGCACGTCGGTGAAGATGAGGTCGGCCAGGTTGTTGTTGGTGCGCCGCAGCCGACGGGCCAGCACCCGCAGCAGCTGCTCGGCGATCTCAGGACGATCGGCGATCCACGCGCGCAGCGCGTCGCGGTCCATAGACACCGCTCGCACCTCGGTGATCGTGGTCGCGCTGGACGTCCGGGGCCCGGGGTCGAAGATCGACAACTCGCCAAACATGTCTGACGGGCCCATGATGGTCAGCAGATTTTCCCGGCCGTCCGGTGAGCGGCGACCGATCTTGACCTTTCCCGCGACGATGATGTATAGCCGGTCGCCCGGCTCCCCCTCAGCGAAAACCGTATGTCCACGGGGAAAATCGACCGGCTGCAGTTGTTTGGTCAATGCGGCGACCGCGCCGGGCTCAACCCCTTGGAAGATTCCTGCCCTTGCCAGGATCTCGTCCACGTTGCTCTTCAACTTTCCGACGAAGTTATACGGGCAGACTGACCGCTTGCCAACCACACGAGTCTAAAGGTAGGCCAATCGATGCGACCTGCCAACGCTACACACGCTTGACGTGTCGAGTTGCCGTTAACTGCGGATTTGCCCGGGAATGCTGGGCGATGCGCGTCGGCAAGCCGGCCTCGGCGCGGCCATCGGGGTGGGTGGCAAACAACGGCTCGCCGTGGTGTGTGCCGCTCTGCGATCCGGGCCACGGTGGCTCGCTGACTCGCTGAGCTTGCCGGCGATGCAAGTGATCCAAAGCCTCGGGCATCCCCTCCCGGGCCAGCGTGTGCACATCGACGGCCTCGGCCTGGGCGAGGAACTCGGCGACATCGGTTGCCGTCACGGCGTCATGGGCCAGCGCGGTTTCTAGCCGCCCCAACCCGAGCATCGCCAGCATGAGTAACACCGGAATGCAGGTGGCCAGCAACCATGACACAAGGAGAGTAAACATGGCCTTGGATCAACGCGATGTCTCGGTCGGATTACGAAATCAGTACTCTGTCGTAGGTGACAGCGGCCAAGTCGTCGGGGCGTTCCAAGTCAGTTCCATCCCAGCCCGGCGCCGCCGTGCCCCGGCCCTGGCCTGCGGAGACCCGACTCGCCCTGGTGCGACGGGCCCGGCGGATGAATCGCGCACTGGCGCAAGCCTTTCCGCACGTGTACTGCGAGCTGGATTTCACCTCGCCGCTCGAACTGACGGTCGCCACCATCCTTTCGGCGCAGAGCACCGACAAACGGGTGAACCTGACGACACCGGCGTTGTTCGCGCGCTACCAGACGGCGCTGGACTACGCGCGGGCGGACCGCGAGGAGCTCGAGGGCCTGATCCGGCCCACGGGCTTCTATCGCAACAAGGCGGCTTCGCTCATCGGCCTCGGCCAAGCCCTGGTGGAACGGTTCGGCGGCGAGGTGCCGGCCACCATGGACGAGCTGGTGACGCTGCCCGGCGTGGGACGCAAGACCGCCAACGTCATCCTGGGGAACGCCTTCGGGATCCCGGGGATCACCGTCGATACGCACTTCAAGCGGTTGGTGCGCCGGTGGCGCTGGACCGCCGAAGAGGACCCGGTCAAAGTCGAGCTCGCGGTCGGCGAGCTGATCGAACGCAGTGAGTGGACCCTGTTGAGCCACCGAGTGATCTTCCACGGGCGCCGGGTCTGCCACGCCCGCAAACCGGCATGCGGTGTCTGCGTGCTCGCCAAAGACTGCCCCTCCTTCGGGCTGGGTCCCACCGAACCGCTGCTCGCCGCGCCCCTGGTGCAGGGACCGGAAACCGAACATCTGCTGGCCCTGGCCGGGCTGTGAGATCGCGGTTGACCCAGAAGGCCCGCTGGACCATCGCGATCCTGGCGGTGGTGGCGGCCCTGCTGGTGGCGCTGGTCGCCCAGCTGCGTGATCGCCGCGACACTTTCGGACCGACCGCTAACACCCCGACACCCGCCGCACGCGAACACCGCGATGCCGACACGCCGGCAGCACTGGCGGGCCCCCGGCGGCGCGCAAACCTGCCACCCTGTCCCGCCGCCGGGGCCGGTCCCGGCCCGGCGGCGTTGCGCGGCGTGGCGGTGGAATGCGCGGCGGACGGCTCGGCCGTCGACGTTGCGCACGCATTGTCCGGCCGCCGCGTGGTCATCAATTTATGGGCGTATTGGTGCGCGCCGTGCATGACCGAACTGCCCGCGTTGGCCGAGTATCAACGGCGGACCGGGCCCGACGTGATGGTGGTGACCGTGCATCAGGACGAGAACGAGACGGCGGCGCTGCTGCGGCTGGCGGACCTTGGCGTGCGGCTGCCGACCCTGCAAGACGGCCGCCGCCGGGTTGCGGCGGCGCTGGGGGTCCCAAATGTGATGCCCGCGACGGTGGTGTTGCGTCCGGACGGTAGCGTTGCCCAGACCCTGCCGCGGGCTTTCGGCAGCGCCGACGAGATCGCGGCCGCAGTCGGAAACGACGCGGGATGAGGTGGACACGCGGAGGGAGGCGCCGGTGAGCACTGCGTTTGCGCTGAAGCCTGACGTCGGCCCGTCGTGGCTGCGTCCGCTGGTCGACAACGTCGGTCAGATTCCCGACGCGTACCGGCGTCGGCTGCCCGCGGACGTGTTGGCGTTGGTGACCGCGGCCAGGGCTGCGTCGTCGCTGGCAACGTTGCGCCGTGACGCGCGCGACGCCGCGGTGCTGGTGCTGTTCTCGGGTCCCGAGTCCGGGCCGGTCGACGGTGCTCTCCCCGACGATGCCGACCTGTTGTTGACCGTGCGCGCGTCGACATTGCGTCACCACGCGGGCCAGGCCGCGTTCCCCGGGGGCGCGTCCGATCCCACCGACGACGGGCCGGTTGCCACCGCGCTGCGGGAGGCGCACGAGGAAACCGGGCTCGACATCAGCAGGCTGCACCCGCTGGCGACGTGCGAGCGGACGTTCATCGCGCCGTCGAGGTTCCATGTCGTCCCTGTGTTGGCCTACTCGCCGGATCCGGGCCCAATTGCCGTCGTCAACGAGGCCGAAACGGCGATCGTGGCGCGGGTTCCGGTGCGCGCCTTCATCAATCCGGAAAACCGGCTGATGGTGTACCGCCGCCCACACACCCGTCGCTTGGCCGGGCCGGCGTTCCTGTTGAACGAGATGCTGGTTTGGGGATTCACTGGCCAGGTGATCTCCGCGATGCTCGACGTCGCCGGCTGGGCCGAGCCGTGGGACACCGGCGATGTGCGCGAGCTGGACGAGGCGATGACGCTGGTGGGCGACGAGGCTGGCCCCCGATGAACTCGATGACCCCGTCCCAGTGGCTGGATATTGCGGTCCTCGCGGTGGCGTTTATCGCCGCCATCTCGGGTTGGCGTTCGGGCGCCCTGGGCTCGATGCTGTCGTTTGGCGGTGTGCTACTCGGCGCGATCGCCGGTGTGCTGCTGGCACCGCACATCGTCAGCCACATCGCCGCGCCGCGCGCCAAACTGTTCACCGCGCTGTTCCTGATCCTGGCGCTGGTCGTCGTCGGTGAGGTCGCCGGTGTGGTGCTGGGCCGGGCGGTGCGCAGCGCGATCCGCAACCGGCCGATCCGGTTGATCGACTCGGTGATCGGCGTCGGCGTGCAGCTGCTGGTGGTGCTGACCGCGGCCTGGCTGTTGGCGACGCCGCTGACCCAGTCGACGGACCAGCCCGAGCTGGCCGCCGCGGTGCGCGGCTCGCGGGTGCTCGCTCAGGTCAACGAGGTGGCGCCTAGCTGGCTGAAGAACGTGCCCAAGCGGCTGTCGGCGCTGCTGAACACCTCCGGCCTGCCCGCGGTTTTGGAGCCGTTCAGCCGCACCCCGGTCATTCCGGTGGCCTCACCAGATCCGGCGCTGGCCAACAACCCCGTGGTGGTGTCCGCCGAGCCAAGCGTCGTCAAGGTGCGCAGCCTGGCGCCCAGTTGCCAGAAAGTGTTGGAGGGTAGCGGGTTTGTGATATCACCCGACCGGGTGATGACGAACGCGCACGTCGTTGCCGGTTCAAACAGCGTTCAGGTGTACGCCAGCGGCAAGCCCTTTGACGCCATCGTGGTCTCCTACGATCCTTCGGTCGACATCGCTATCCTCGCCGTCCCCGACTTGCCGCCGCCGCCGCTGGCGTTCGCTGAGACGCCGGCGAAGACCGGGGCCGACGTGGTGGTGCTGGGTTACCCTGGCGGCGGCAATTTCGCGGCAACCCCGGCCAGGATTCGCGAAGCCATCAAACTCAGCGGCCCCGATATCTACCGGAGCCCACGGCCGGTCACCCGCGACGTCTACACCATCAGAGCCAATGTGGAGCAAGGTGATTCGGGCGGACCGCTGATCGACCTCAACGGCCAGGTGCTCGGTGTGGTGTTCGGCGCGGCGGTCGACGACGCGGACACCGGCTTCGTGCTGACGGCCGACGAGGTGGCCGGCCAACTCGCCAAGATCGGCGACACCCAAGCGGTCGCCACGGGGACCTGCGTCACCTGAATTTGGCTGCGTGCACCTGCTCGAGAAACCGCATCAGGTGCCGGTTGATTTCGTCGGGCGCCTCTTCGTGGCTGAAATGTCCTGCGCCGGCTACGGATATGTAGCGCCCATGCGGCGCATAGCGCTGGGTGCGCTGGACCGGGGCGGCGAGCACGTAAGGATCGGCGTCGCCGCGGAGGTGCAGCAGCGGCACACCGAGTTGCTGGGTCATCGATCTCATGAACCGGTGGCCTTCGCCGCGCAGCTGACTGCGCACCGCCCAACGCTGGTACTCGAGTGCACAGTGCGCGGCCCCCGGAATCTGGATCGCCTGGCGCAGGTAGCCGATGGTTGCCGAGAAATCTTCGGAAGCAACCCATTTGGGGCAGGCGCGGGTGCGAATGAGGCGTTCGATCTCGTTCGCGTTATGTCGCGTCAGCAAGCGCTCGGGCCAGATTGGCAGCTGGTAGCGCAGTAGCGTCGGCAGCAGCGCACGCCCTTGGTCGCGCCGCAGCAGCGTGGAACGTCGCAGCGCGGCCGGATGCGGCGAGCTGATCAGTGCGATCGCGCGCACCAGCCGTGAATGCAGCAGCGCGGTGGTCCAGCAGGCCAGCCCGCCGTCGGCGTGACCGACCAGCGTCGCCGACGAGTGGCCGAGCGCCCGGATGAGCCCGGCGGTGTCGCCGGCCAGCGTCCAGCCGTCGTAGCCGCGCGGCGGCTTGTCGCTGCCGCCGTAGCCGCGCAAGTCGACCGCGACCACTCGCGCCCCGCTCAGCCCGCGCAGCTGATGGCGCCACGACCACCAGAACGAACCGAAACCGTGCAGCAGGATTACCAGTGGACGCGCCGTCACCGGCGCGTCTTCGCCGTCCGGAGTTGCCTGTACGACATGGAAGCGGATGCCGTTGGCATGCACGTCCAGATGGCGCCATGGCCCGGCGATGCGGGTCATCGACGGATCTGGCGCCGGCATCTACCAACCCGAGGGATCGGAGGCCGTCTTGCTGGCGGTCGTGATTGCCTTGCGTCCGTCACCCGCGGTCTTGTCGTGGCCCGGGGTGAGGGCGGTGCGGGTCTCCCTGACCGATTCGATGGTCTGCCGCGGTCCTCGGATTCGGCGGACCTTGAGGAAGCCCAAGAGCGCCAGCACCGCGGTGACCACGACCATGATGGCGAACACGATCAGGAACGCGACCCAGCGCCAAAGCCAGCTGTCGAGCAACTCCGCGAGGAAAAAGAAGAAGAAGAACGTCGAGTAGAACAGCACCACCAGCGCGGCGATGAAGTAGACGCTGCCGGTCAGGCCCTTTTTCACATCGCGGGTGATCTCGGCGCGCGCCAATTCGACCTCGGCGCGCACCAACGTTGACATCTGAGTTGTCGCGTCTTTGATCAGGTCACCGATCGACGGCTCAGCGGGTGCCGCGTGCGGGTCGGCCAACGGAATCGTGGTCAGCGTGCTGGGCACACCGTTCGTGCGATCAGGCTTGCTCACAGACGGTCCTCTCGGTCCTGTTGTCGCGACTCTCCCCCGCAGGCGGGGTACCCCCACCTCGAGCCGTTGCGCGGCTCGCCTCGTCGCCGAGCCTGCTCTGTTGTCGCGGCTTATGTTGCCATGCTGTGCGTATGCGTACGAGGTCAGCCGCCCACCGTGCGTGAACAGGTGATCGACCTAGCAATTGACGGTCGGGGTCATTTGCGCAGCAACCGGTGCGGCGGGCGATCATCTAGACTGGCGGGTCTCCGATATCCGACCGCTGACGGGGGTATTGCCTTGCACATGGCGCACCGATGCTTGGGCGCGGCGATCATGGCCGTGCTCCTGGCGTTTGTGGGCATGCCCGCGCGCACGGCGGCAGCCGATGACAAGGTCGCGCTGGGCGGCGGTGCGCCCATCACCATCGACGGGAACACGATGTGCACCCTGACCACCATCGGCACCGACAAGGCTGGCGAGCTGATCGGCTTCACCTCCGCGCACTGCGGGGGCCCGGGTGCGCAGGTCGCCGCGGAGGGCGCCGAAAACAGGGGCGTCCTGGGCACCATGGTCGCCGGCAACGACAACCTGGACTACGCGGTGATCAAGTTCGATCCGGCCAAGGTGGCGCCGGTGGCCAGTTTCAACGGCTTTGCGATCAACGGCATCGGCCCGGATCCGGCCTTCGGTCAGATCGCCTGCAAGCAGGGCCGCACCACCGGCAACTCCTGCGGCGTCACTTGGGGGCCGGGCCAGAATCCGGGCACCATCGTGATGCAGGTCTGCGGGGGACCGGGCGACTCTGGGGCGCCGGTGACCGTGGACAATTTGCTGGTCGGGATGATCCACGGCGCCTTCAGCGACAATCTGCCCAGCTGCGTCACCAAATACATACCGCTGCACACCCCGGCGGTGGTGATGTCGTTCAACGCGATCCTGGCCGACATCGACGCCAAGAATCGGCCGGGTTCGGGGTTCGTCCCGGCGCCGTCCTGAGGGTGCTCTACTTGGCGGCCCGGATCGCGTCGAACACGCTGGGGTCGAGCAGTGTCGATGTGTCGCCCAGCTCGCGGTTTTCGGCGATGTCGCGCAGCAGCCTGCGCATGATCTTGCCGCTGCGGGTCTTGGGTAGTTCCGGCACCACATGGACCTCACGCGGGCGGGCGATCGGCGAGATCACCCGGGCCACTTCGGCGCGCAACTCCTCGCCGGTCCCGTCGTGCGGTTCGTAGTTGGCGCGTAGCACGACGAACGCGCAGATGGCCTGGTTGGTGGTCTCGTCGGTAACCCCGACCACGGCAGCCTCGGCCACCCCGGGGTGACCGACCAGCGCCGATTCCACCTCGGCGGTGGAGATCCGGTGCCCGGACACGTTCATCACGTCGTCGATGCGGCCCAGCACCCAGATCGCGCCGTCGGCATCGACGCGGGCGCCGTCCCCGGCGAAGTAGAACCCTTGCTCGGCGAACTTGGACCAGTAGGCGTGCCAATAGCGCGCGGGGTCACCCCAGATGCCGCGCAGCATCGACGGCCACGGCCGGTCCAAGACAAGATAGCCGGTGACGTGCTTGTCGCCGTTGGTGTCCGGCTCCACCGGATCGCCGTGGTCGTCGACGATCTTGGCCGAGATGCCCGGCAACGGCGTCATCGCCGAACCCGGTTTGGCGGCAGCGACCCCGGGCAGGGGTGAGATCATCGCCGAGCCGGTCTCGGTTTGCCACCAGGTGTCCACCACCGGAACCCTGCCCGCGCCGATGACGTCGCGATACCAGCGCCAGGCCTCGGGGTTGATCGGTTCGCCGACCGTGCCCAGCAGCCGCAGGCTGGACAGGTCGTGTGCGTCGGGGATCTCCCGGCCCCACTTCATGAACGTCCGGATCAGGGTAGGGGCCGTGTAATAGATTGTGACGCCGTATCTTTCGATGATCTGGAAATGCCGGTGTTCATCAGGTGTGTTGGGCGTGCCCTCGTAGAGCACCTCGGTGATCCCGTTGGACAGCGGGCCGTAGACGCCGTACGTGTGCCCGGTGACCCACCCGATGTCCGCGGTGCACCAGAACACGTCGGTTTCTGGCTTGACGTCGAAGATGGTGTGCAGGGTGTACGAGCTCTGGGTGAGATAGCCGCCGGTGGTGTGGATGATGCCCTTGGGCTTGCCGGTGGTGCCCGATGTGTACAGCAGGAACAACGGCTGCTCGGAGTCGAATGACTCCGGGGTGTGATCGGGTGATGCCGGGTCGACGACGTCGGGCCACCACACGTCGCGCTCATCGTTCCACGGCACGTCCATTCCCGTGCGCCGCACCACCAGAACGCGCTCCACGGGGCTGTCCGGATCGCTGACCGCTTCGTCGGCGGCTTCCTTCAGCGGGGCCGGCTTGCCGCGGCGGAATTGTCCGTCGCTGGTGATCAGCAGCTTGGCTTGGGCATCGGCGATCCGCGTATGCAGTGCCGTCGCGGTGAAACCGCCGAATACCACGCTGTGCATGATTCCCAGCCGGGCGCACGCCAGCATCGCGATCACGGCCTCGGGGATCAACGACAAGTAGATGGCCACGCGGTCGCCGGCCACCAGGCCGAGGTCGGTCAGCGCGTTGGCCGCCTTGCAGACCTGTA
This is a stretch of genomic DNA from Mycobacterium lacus. It encodes these proteins:
- a CDS encoding ArsA family ATPase, encoding MSVTPKTLDMAAILADTANRVVVCCGAGGVGKTTTAAAMALRAAEYGRTVCVLTIDPAKRLAQALGVNDLGNSPQRVPLAPEVRGELHAMMLDMRRTFDEMVIQYSGPERAQAILDNQFYQTVATSLAGTQEYMAMEKLGQLLAQDRWDLVVVDTPPSRNALDFLDAPKRLGSFMDSRLWRLLLAPGRGIGRLVTGAMGLAMKALSTVLGSRMLGDAAAFVQSLDATFGGFREKADRTYALLKRRGTQFVVVSAAEPDALREASFFVDRLTQERMPLAGLVLNRTHPTLCALHVERAIDGCETLEANPESDAASLTAAVLQIHADRAQTAKREIRLLSRFTGANPHVPVIGVPSLPFDVSDLEALRALADQIASVGDDAGRATAR
- a CDS encoding ArsA family ATPase, producing MVATTPGGGSSVGWPSRLSKARLHFVTGKGGTGKSTIAAALALTLAAGGRKVLLIEVEERQGIAQLFDVPPLPYQELKIATAERGGQVIALAIDIEAAFLEYLDMFYNLGIAGRAMRRIGAIEFATTIAPGLRDVLLTGKIKETVVRLDKGTKHPVYDAIIVDAPPTGRIARFLDVTKAVSDLAKGGPVHSQAEGVVRLLHSEQTAIHLVTLLEALPVQETLEAIEELAEMELPIGSVIVNRNIPTYLEPDALAKAAEGDVDADSVRAGLEMAGIKLADADFAGLLTETIEHATRIAARAEIAQQLEALHIPRLELPTISDGVDLGSLYELSESLAQQGVR
- a CDS encoding DUF4177 domain-containing protein, which gives rise to MTQPTAWEYATVPLLTHATKQILDQWGADGWELVAVLPGPTGEQHVAYLKRPKS
- a CDS encoding RidA family protein, whose translation is MNAGSGWTARLGQLGLVLPQVVAPLAAYVPAVRTGSLVYTAGQLPFEAGKLARTGKVGAEINPEEGKALARICALNALAAVDSLVGLDAVTQVVKVVGFVASAPGFNGQPSVVNGASDLLAEVFGDKGAHARSAVGVAELPLDAPVEVELIVEVT
- a CDS encoding MBL fold metallo-hydrolase is translated as MPETPESLTHPACGRLRAVTDTASVLLADNPGLLTLEGTNTWVLRGPRSDELVIVDPGPDDDEHVERVAALGRIALVLISHRHVDHTGGIDKLVERTGAPVRAADPKFLRGDGATLTDHEVIDAAGLRITVLATPGHTADSVSFLLEDAVLTADSVLGRGTTVIDKDDGSLADYLESLRRLRGLGRRKVLPGHGPDLADLEAVASGYLMHRHERLEQVRAALWDLGAEASAREIVEYVYVDVEEQLWDVAEWSVQAQLDYLRTR
- the crp gene encoding cAMP-activated global transcriptional regulator CRP; protein product: MDEILARAGIFQGVEPGAVAALTKQLQPVDFPRGHTVFAEGEPGDRLYIIVAGKVKIGRRSPDGRENLLTIMGPSDMFGELSIFDPGPRTSSATTITEVRAVSMDRDALRAWIADRPEIAEQLLRVLARRLRRTNNNLADLIFTDVPGRVAKQLLQLAQRFGTQEGGAMRVTHDLTQEEIAQLVGASRETVNKALADFAHRGWIRLEGKSVLISDSERLARRAR
- the nth gene encoding endonuclease III, translating into MPRPWPAETRLALVRRARRMNRALAQAFPHVYCELDFTSPLELTVATILSAQSTDKRVNLTTPALFARYQTALDYARADREELEGLIRPTGFYRNKAASLIGLGQALVERFGGEVPATMDELVTLPGVGRKTANVILGNAFGIPGITVDTHFKRLVRRWRWTAEEDPVKVELAVGELIERSEWTLLSHRVIFHGRRVCHARKPACGVCVLAKDCPSFGLGPTEPLLAAPLVQGPETEHLLALAGL
- a CDS encoding TlpA family protein disulfide reductase, with product MTQKARWTIAILAVVAALLVALVAQLRDRRDTFGPTANTPTPAAREHRDADTPAALAGPRRRANLPPCPAAGAGPGPAALRGVAVECAADGSAVDVAHALSGRRVVINLWAYWCAPCMTELPALAEYQRRTGPDVMVVTVHQDENETAALLRLADLGVRLPTLQDGRRRVAAALGVPNVMPATVVLRPDGSVAQTLPRAFGSADEIAAAVGNDAG
- a CDS encoding NUDIX hydrolase; the protein is MDTRREAPVSTAFALKPDVGPSWLRPLVDNVGQIPDAYRRRLPADVLALVTAARAASSLATLRRDARDAAVLVLFSGPESGPVDGALPDDADLLLTVRASTLRHHAGQAAFPGGASDPTDDGPVATALREAHEETGLDISRLHPLATCERTFIAPSRFHVVPVLAYSPDPGPIAVVNEAETAIVARVPVRAFINPENRLMVYRRPHTRRLAGPAFLLNEMLVWGFTGQVISAMLDVAGWAEPWDTGDVRELDEAMTLVGDEAGPR
- the marP gene encoding acid resistance serine protease MarP, translating into MTPSQWLDIAVLAVAFIAAISGWRSGALGSMLSFGGVLLGAIAGVLLAPHIVSHIAAPRAKLFTALFLILALVVVGEVAGVVLGRAVRSAIRNRPIRLIDSVIGVGVQLLVVLTAAWLLATPLTQSTDQPELAAAVRGSRVLAQVNEVAPSWLKNVPKRLSALLNTSGLPAVLEPFSRTPVIPVASPDPALANNPVVVSAEPSVVKVRSLAPSCQKVLEGSGFVISPDRVMTNAHVVAGSNSVQVYASGKPFDAIVVSYDPSVDIAILAVPDLPPPPLAFAETPAKTGADVVVLGYPGGGNFAATPARIREAIKLSGPDIYRSPRPVTRDVYTIRANVEQGDSGGPLIDLNGQVLGVVFGAAVDDADTGFVLTADEVAGQLAKIGDTQAVATGTCVT